A single region of the Drosophila takahashii strain IR98-3 E-12201 chromosome 2R, DtakHiC1v2, whole genome shotgun sequence genome encodes:
- the LOC108066381 gene encoding uncharacterized protein, with translation MGKNEGGQCSTGLLLGIHQCYLHEEIFHRRPSHHPIPLQSVTAKRLQLPWWCALLESLFLLLLMKLLQL, from the coding sequence ATGGGAAAAAATGAAGGCGGGCAGTGCTCAACAGGACTACTTTTGGGAATCCATCAGTGCTACCTCCACGAGGAGATCTTCCACCGACGTCCCTCCCATCATCCAATCCCCCTGCAAAGTGTCACCGCCAAGAGGCTGCAACTGCCCTGGTGGTGCGCCCTCTTGGAGAGCctcttcctgctgctgctgatgaagCTGCTCCAGTTGTAG